In a genomic window of Helianthus annuus cultivar XRQ/B chromosome 10, HanXRQr2.0-SUNRISE, whole genome shotgun sequence:
- the LOC110885343 gene encoding putative calcium-transporting ATPase 11, plasma membrane-type isoform X1, with amino-acid sequence MVLENFLSDDFNVPHKHPSDEALRNWRKAVTVVKNYRRRFRHVANLDGRSIKEKLRVGIKTLIAAFRFIDGVAHNGNQLPEAKVCDFHNNPAKLATMTQRYDVATLRSLGGVNGVAEAVKVNIDEGVKSTDLTTRQETYGVNKYTEKPSKSFFMFVWEALHDLTLIILIVCAVVSIGVGLATQGFPDGIYDGLGILLSILLVVTVTAVSDYKQSLQFKDLDKEKRKISCQVTRDGLRKKVSIYDLVVGDIVHLSIGDQVPADGIFISGYSLLIDESSLTGESEAVHIDEKKPFVLGGTKVQDGSAKMLVAAVGMRTEWGKLMETLGDEGENETPLQVKLNGVATIIGKIGLVFAVLTFLVLTVRFLVEKAIRNEFSSWTSSDALSMLDYFATAVTIIVVAVPEGLPLAVTLSLAFAMKKLMDDKALVRHLSACETMGSSTCICTDKTGTLTTNHMVVDKIWVAGKPKDVKEPSELPENVSTVLLQCIFECTGSEVVKDANGQTSILGTPTESAILEYGLHLGGDFGIVRSEIKVLKMEPFNSKKKNMSVITRLPNGQIRAFCKGASEIVLGMCDNIIDDSGEAVQLSKEKAEAITNVINEFADKALRTLCLAYIDVEGEFDMQKDIPALGYTLIAVVGIKDPLRPGVKEAVEICLAAGITVRMVTGDNINTAKAIARECGILTNGVAIEGPDFRNKTNEEKSRIAQDIQVMARSSPTDKLELVKNLRGLSEVVAVTGDGTNDAPALHESDIGFAMGIAGTEVAKEQADVIVMDDDFATIVKVAKWGRAVYINIQKFVQFQLTVNIVALMINFVSACITGSAPLTAVQLLWVNLIMDTLGALALATEPPNDGLMNRPPVKRTENFITKTMWRNIIGQSVYQMVVLFVLNFAGKPILNLHGDDATAILNTFIFNTFVFCQVFNEVNSRDIDKINIFRGMLSSWIFIGVMLATIVFQIIIVEFLGTFASTVPLDRDLWLLSIGIGFVGMPIAVVLKCIPVEKPKQQYDGYERIPDRPENAC; translated from the exons GAAAAACTTCGGGTTGGCATCAAGACTTTAATTGCAGCTTTCCGTTTTATTGATG GTGTTGCTCATAATGGAAACCAACTTCCAGAAGCGAAAGTTTGCGATTTTCACAATAATCCAGCTAAACTTGCAACCATGACTCAACGCTATGATGTGGCAACCTTAAGATCCCTTGGTGGAGTTAACGGAGTTGCAGAAGCAGTAAAAGTCAACATAGATGAAGGAGTCAAGTCAACAGATTTGACCACTAGACAAGAAACTTATGGTGTAAACAAATACACAGAAAAACCATCCAAAAGCTTCTTCATGTTTGTATGGGAAGCTCTTCATGATCTAACCCTGATCATCCTTATAGTATGTGCTGTCGTATCAATAGGTGTCGGCCTCGCCACCCAAGGTTTTCCAGACGGAATATACGATGGCTTAGGAATCTTATTAAGTATtttgttagttgttactgttaCCGCTGTCAGTGACTACAAACAATCTTTACAGTTTAAGGATttagacaaagagaagagaaagatttcATGTCAAGTAACAAGAGACGGCTTACGAAAAAAGGTTTCCATTTATGATTTAGTTGTTGGAGATATCGTTCATTTATCAATCGGAGACCAAGTTCCTGCTGACGGGATATTCATATCCGGATACAGTTTGTTAATCGATGAATCTAGTTTAACCGGTGAAAGTGAAGCCGTGCATATAGATGAAAAAAAGCCCTTTGTTCTTGGCGGAACCAAAGTGCAAGACGGCTCAGCTAAAATGCTCGTTGCAGCAGTCGGTATGAGAACCGAATGGGGAAAACTGATGGAAACGTTAGGTGACGAAGGAGAAAACGAGACCCCATTGCAAGTGAAGTTAAACGGTGTGGCTACGATTATTGGTAAGATCGGGTTAGTATTCGCAGTGTTGACTTTTCTCGTGTTGACCGTGAGGTTTCTTGTGGAAAAAGCCATCCGAAATGAATTTTCAAGCTGGACTTCAAGTGATGCGTTGAGTATGCTAGACTATTTCGCCACTGCGGTTACTATTATTGTCGTTGCGGTACCAGAAGGACTACCGTTAGCTGTCACGTTAAGCCTTGCGTTTGCAATGAAGAAACTAATGGATGATAAAGCACTTGTGAGACATTTATCTGCTTGTGAAACAATGGGGTCGTCTACTTGCATATGCACGGATAAAACCGGGACTTTAACAACCAACCATATGGTGGTTGATAAAATATGGGTAGCGGGTAAACCAAAAGACGTTAAAGAACCGTCAGAGTTACCGGAAAACGTGTCAACCGTTCTCCTGCAGTGTATATTCGAATGTACAGGCTCCGAAGTGGTCAAAGATGCAAATGGTCAAACGTCTATTTTGGGCACTCCAACAGAATCTGCAATATTGGAATACGGTTTGCATTTGGGTGGCGATTTTGGTATCGTACGCAGTGAGATTAAAGTACTAAAAATGGAACCGTTTAATTCCAAGAAAAAGAACATGTCAGTTATTACGCGTCTACCTAACGGTCAAATACGCGCGTTTTGCAAAGGTGCATCGGAAATAGTGTTAGGAATGTGCGACAATATCATCGATGACAGTGGAGAAGCCGTTCAACTGTCGAAAGAGAAAGCGGAAGCGATTACAAATGTGATTAATGAGTTTGCTGATAAGGCTTTAAGAACTCTTTGTTTGGCGTATATTGATGTGGAAGGAGAGTTTGATATGCAAAAAGACATACCTGCCCTTGGGTATACTTTGATTGCGGTTGTGGGTATTAAGGATCCGCTTAGACCGGGGGTAAAAGAGGCGGTTGAAATATGTTTAGCAGCTGGTATTACTGTGCGTATGGTTACGGGTGATAATATCAACACGGCTAAAGCTATTGCGAGAGAATGCGGTATACTCACTAACGGTGTTGCCATTGAAGGGCCTGATTTCAGAAACAAAACCAATGAAGAAAAGAGTAGAATTGCACAAGATATTCAG GTCATGGCTAGATCATCACCAACAGACAAATTGGAGCTAGTTAAGAATTTGAGGGGTTTATCAGAGGTAGTTGCAGTCACCGGTGATGGGACAAACGATGCTCCAGCACTGCATGAATCGGATATCGGATTCGCGATGGGAATAGCAGGAACCGAGGTTGCTAAAGAACAAGCTGATGTCATTGTCATGGATGATGATTTTGCAACAATTGTTAAAGTAGCCAAATGGGGACGTGCAGTTTACATAAACATTCAAAAGTTTGTCCAGTTTCAGTTGACAGTTAATATAGTTGCTCTGATGATCAACTTTGTTTCTGCATGCATCACAG GGTCTGCTCCCCTTACTGCTGTGCAGTTGCTATGGGTGAACCTGATCATGGACACGCTGGGCGCGTTAGCACTGGCCACTGAACCACCAAATGACGGCTTGATGAATAGACCACCGGTTAAGAGAACCGAAAATTTCATAACAAAGACCATGTGGAGGAATATCATCGGCCAAAGTGTTTACCAAATGGTTGTTCTATTTGTCTTGAATTTCGCTGGGAAACCCATTCTCAATTTGCATGGAGACGATGCAACTGCCATCCTCAATACTTTCATATTCAACACCTTTGTCTTCTGTCAG GTATTTAACGAAGTAAACAGCCGTGATATCGATAAAATAAACATTTTCCGGGGGATGTTGAGCAGTTGGATATTCATCGGTGTCATGTTGGCGACTATTGTTTTCCAAATCATCATTGTGGAGTTTCTTGGTACTTTTGCAAGCACCGTGCCCCTAGATCGGGATCTGTGGTTACTCAGCATCGGAATAGGATTTGTGGGCATGCCAATTGCAGTTGTTTTGAAGTGCATTCCTGTTGAAAAGCCTAAGCAACAATATGATGGTTATGAGCGCATCCCTGATCGCCCAGAAAATGCTTGCTGA
- the LOC110885343 gene encoding putative calcium-transporting ATPase 11, plasma membrane-type isoform X2 yields the protein MTQRYDVATLRSLGGVNGVAEAVKVNIDEGVKSTDLTTRQETYGVNKYTEKPSKSFFMFVWEALHDLTLIILIVCAVVSIGVGLATQGFPDGIYDGLGILLSILLVVTVTAVSDYKQSLQFKDLDKEKRKISCQVTRDGLRKKVSIYDLVVGDIVHLSIGDQVPADGIFISGYSLLIDESSLTGESEAVHIDEKKPFVLGGTKVQDGSAKMLVAAVGMRTEWGKLMETLGDEGENETPLQVKLNGVATIIGKIGLVFAVLTFLVLTVRFLVEKAIRNEFSSWTSSDALSMLDYFATAVTIIVVAVPEGLPLAVTLSLAFAMKKLMDDKALVRHLSACETMGSSTCICTDKTGTLTTNHMVVDKIWVAGKPKDVKEPSELPENVSTVLLQCIFECTGSEVVKDANGQTSILGTPTESAILEYGLHLGGDFGIVRSEIKVLKMEPFNSKKKNMSVITRLPNGQIRAFCKGASEIVLGMCDNIIDDSGEAVQLSKEKAEAITNVINEFADKALRTLCLAYIDVEGEFDMQKDIPALGYTLIAVVGIKDPLRPGVKEAVEICLAAGITVRMVTGDNINTAKAIARECGILTNGVAIEGPDFRNKTNEEKSRIAQDIQVMARSSPTDKLELVKNLRGLSEVVAVTGDGTNDAPALHESDIGFAMGIAGTEVAKEQADVIVMDDDFATIVKVAKWGRAVYINIQKFVQFQLTVNIVALMINFVSACITGSAPLTAVQLLWVNLIMDTLGALALATEPPNDGLMNRPPVKRTENFITKTMWRNIIGQSVYQMVVLFVLNFAGKPILNLHGDDATAILNTFIFNTFVFCQVFNEVNSRDIDKINIFRGMLSSWIFIGVMLATIVFQIIIVEFLGTFASTVPLDRDLWLLSIGIGFVGMPIAVVLKCIPVEKPKQQYDGYERIPDRPENAC from the exons ATGACTCAACGCTATGATGTGGCAACCTTAAGATCCCTTGGTGGAGTTAACGGAGTTGCAGAAGCAGTAAAAGTCAACATAGATGAAGGAGTCAAGTCAACAGATTTGACCACTAGACAAGAAACTTATGGTGTAAACAAATACACAGAAAAACCATCCAAAAGCTTCTTCATGTTTGTATGGGAAGCTCTTCATGATCTAACCCTGATCATCCTTATAGTATGTGCTGTCGTATCAATAGGTGTCGGCCTCGCCACCCAAGGTTTTCCAGACGGAATATACGATGGCTTAGGAATCTTATTAAGTATtttgttagttgttactgttaCCGCTGTCAGTGACTACAAACAATCTTTACAGTTTAAGGATttagacaaagagaagagaaagatttcATGTCAAGTAACAAGAGACGGCTTACGAAAAAAGGTTTCCATTTATGATTTAGTTGTTGGAGATATCGTTCATTTATCAATCGGAGACCAAGTTCCTGCTGACGGGATATTCATATCCGGATACAGTTTGTTAATCGATGAATCTAGTTTAACCGGTGAAAGTGAAGCCGTGCATATAGATGAAAAAAAGCCCTTTGTTCTTGGCGGAACCAAAGTGCAAGACGGCTCAGCTAAAATGCTCGTTGCAGCAGTCGGTATGAGAACCGAATGGGGAAAACTGATGGAAACGTTAGGTGACGAAGGAGAAAACGAGACCCCATTGCAAGTGAAGTTAAACGGTGTGGCTACGATTATTGGTAAGATCGGGTTAGTATTCGCAGTGTTGACTTTTCTCGTGTTGACCGTGAGGTTTCTTGTGGAAAAAGCCATCCGAAATGAATTTTCAAGCTGGACTTCAAGTGATGCGTTGAGTATGCTAGACTATTTCGCCACTGCGGTTACTATTATTGTCGTTGCGGTACCAGAAGGACTACCGTTAGCTGTCACGTTAAGCCTTGCGTTTGCAATGAAGAAACTAATGGATGATAAAGCACTTGTGAGACATTTATCTGCTTGTGAAACAATGGGGTCGTCTACTTGCATATGCACGGATAAAACCGGGACTTTAACAACCAACCATATGGTGGTTGATAAAATATGGGTAGCGGGTAAACCAAAAGACGTTAAAGAACCGTCAGAGTTACCGGAAAACGTGTCAACCGTTCTCCTGCAGTGTATATTCGAATGTACAGGCTCCGAAGTGGTCAAAGATGCAAATGGTCAAACGTCTATTTTGGGCACTCCAACAGAATCTGCAATATTGGAATACGGTTTGCATTTGGGTGGCGATTTTGGTATCGTACGCAGTGAGATTAAAGTACTAAAAATGGAACCGTTTAATTCCAAGAAAAAGAACATGTCAGTTATTACGCGTCTACCTAACGGTCAAATACGCGCGTTTTGCAAAGGTGCATCGGAAATAGTGTTAGGAATGTGCGACAATATCATCGATGACAGTGGAGAAGCCGTTCAACTGTCGAAAGAGAAAGCGGAAGCGATTACAAATGTGATTAATGAGTTTGCTGATAAGGCTTTAAGAACTCTTTGTTTGGCGTATATTGATGTGGAAGGAGAGTTTGATATGCAAAAAGACATACCTGCCCTTGGGTATACTTTGATTGCGGTTGTGGGTATTAAGGATCCGCTTAGACCGGGGGTAAAAGAGGCGGTTGAAATATGTTTAGCAGCTGGTATTACTGTGCGTATGGTTACGGGTGATAATATCAACACGGCTAAAGCTATTGCGAGAGAATGCGGTATACTCACTAACGGTGTTGCCATTGAAGGGCCTGATTTCAGAAACAAAACCAATGAAGAAAAGAGTAGAATTGCACAAGATATTCAG GTCATGGCTAGATCATCACCAACAGACAAATTGGAGCTAGTTAAGAATTTGAGGGGTTTATCAGAGGTAGTTGCAGTCACCGGTGATGGGACAAACGATGCTCCAGCACTGCATGAATCGGATATCGGATTCGCGATGGGAATAGCAGGAACCGAGGTTGCTAAAGAACAAGCTGATGTCATTGTCATGGATGATGATTTTGCAACAATTGTTAAAGTAGCCAAATGGGGACGTGCAGTTTACATAAACATTCAAAAGTTTGTCCAGTTTCAGTTGACAGTTAATATAGTTGCTCTGATGATCAACTTTGTTTCTGCATGCATCACAG GGTCTGCTCCCCTTACTGCTGTGCAGTTGCTATGGGTGAACCTGATCATGGACACGCTGGGCGCGTTAGCACTGGCCACTGAACCACCAAATGACGGCTTGATGAATAGACCACCGGTTAAGAGAACCGAAAATTTCATAACAAAGACCATGTGGAGGAATATCATCGGCCAAAGTGTTTACCAAATGGTTGTTCTATTTGTCTTGAATTTCGCTGGGAAACCCATTCTCAATTTGCATGGAGACGATGCAACTGCCATCCTCAATACTTTCATATTCAACACCTTTGTCTTCTGTCAG GTATTTAACGAAGTAAACAGCCGTGATATCGATAAAATAAACATTTTCCGGGGGATGTTGAGCAGTTGGATATTCATCGGTGTCATGTTGGCGACTATTGTTTTCCAAATCATCATTGTGGAGTTTCTTGGTACTTTTGCAAGCACCGTGCCCCTAGATCGGGATCTGTGGTTACTCAGCATCGGAATAGGATTTGTGGGCATGCCAATTGCAGTTGTTTTGAAGTGCATTCCTGTTGAAAAGCCTAAGCAACAATATGATGGTTATGAGCGCATCCCTGATCGCCCAGAAAATGCTTGCTGA